ACATTTAATACATCTTTATTCTCAACCCTAATCAGAGTATTGTTTTTATTCATGTTATGAACTTATCAACCACCATTGTCTAGCAGGTTGTGGATGTCATCAACTTTTCTCAAAAACTAGTCCTTAAGATTCTCTCACTCTAATTGTTAGGTGCTAATTTGGCACATCAATGTCtttaaaaggaaaaaacaaaGTTAGTGATTTACCATATTTGCTAAACAAATACAATATTTAAGCTATAACTTTAAAGACTTAAATTTCATAACAAAATCTCTACATCTTTTTCACACTCAGTCAAACAACATACAACTATATGTTGTAAACGTCATGTCCTAGAATTTGATGGATAGTATTTTATAGGTTATAGTTATTAACCTTTGTTTCTTCAAAAAAAACTTTTTGTGTTTCTAATGAATCCACATTGACTTTCATTTCTTGTCCCACTTTTCAATTCTGATTAGATCCTCTCTTCAAACAGAATCTAAATGATAAGCTATGTTCGTCATCCTTCGTCTTCATTTTCAAATTTGTACATCAATGTTGTGTATATATGGTAacaaaaataatcacttttttgTAAAGCTTTTGTTGTATGAACTTCATGTTTTTATCTTTGGGAATATTACACAAGTGGTTGTCATTTGTTTGTCAACTCAATTGAAACAAATCTTGCAACATGTCATAACTCATAATGAGTCATGAATATGAACTTGCTTTGGTTTATAGAAGAGGTTTAATTTACATAGATTTTCATATAGTAATCAATTTAGGATTTTAGATTACACATTAattgaataatattttaaaaaattcatcaaCTATATTTCATAATGCATTTACAtagatttttaaattataatgttAGTATATAATTTACATTATTATCATGATATACATGATATACAGAGAGACTGTCTATTAAATACTACAAACAAAaggtaatattatatattataaatagtttttgtataaaaaatattaatataaacgattaaatgattatattaatattgcaaaataaaaatttaaaaattatattaataaatattttaaaaatgagaaATGCTAACCAATGTCTTCAAGACaatggttaagactttaaaatagtaaatttatctcgacaatctgcgtatttaatgtcttgaaaattgaaatattaaattttctataaaatattttctttttttgaaatacTTAACTATTGCCTCGAGGGTACTGGTTAACAAGACCCGTTCTGGTGCGGTGGAGTGAAGTAGTATGCAAAGTTAACAATTTACGTTCAAGTCGGTAAGAGAGTGAAAAATACACTATTAATGGGTGAAATTCATATCTGAAAATTGCACAATAGTCCCTCTTAAATTTTAGAATTtgttaaaaattgaaatatatgaaAAGTGTGCTTGAAGTGCAGATGAATTGGGCCTTTGTGGTCTTTTGAATTCTTTCGTCGGCCCAAAACATTACATATTTAAAATGATGATAGTTTGCCATCAATTATAAATATTACcattttgaaattaaatttattataaaattaaaaatacaatcaaaataaaattataaattatttctaAAGAAAACAATGTTGTTAAGTATTAAATGGGGTCGTGACTTCACATTCATCATTATCTCTCGAAAATATTAATACttaacaacatttaatactgTTCAATTAGTTTACCTTTAATTATGATATTATTTCAATTTTCCATAACATTTAAATCCGGTTGAACCATGATTCAATTTTAGAAcatttatgcaaaaaaaaaaaaaaaaaagaaaccaaaaaaaaaaagaaactaaatttataataaataatttatattcctTTCTAGTAAATAGGCCATGATACATCATGATGATAAATCCATATAAACCAGAAATTCATATTTAAACCCCCCAGAAAACTAAATACAACACTACCATTATCCAATAGAAACTATAACAATAAAGACAAGAACTAAAACTACTACTTCCCACATTTGTTTTACACAAAAAagggaattaaaaaaaaataaaatctggtGGGGTCAAGTCAAGAACCTTCTTATAAAAAACCAAACATTTCATTTGCTTGAACTTGCATTGTTTTGACCAGAACCAGAACTAAGGTTAAGGTCAAAATTGGTATTTCCACCATTCTTTGAAAGCTTCTTCTTCAACTCACATAATAGTTGCTGATTCTCTTCATTCAAAAGCTGCGCTTTCTTCCTtagcctctcattttctttcattatGTAACAGTTTTGCAAGTACAGCTTTGAGTTCAATCTTTCCATTTCCAAATTTCACAACTTTCTGTAAAACCACTCTGAAAAATCAACAAgagtttaaattaataattattttttaattaaaaattaatctaTAAGAAAAAAACAATAGCAGTGGCATAAATTTTTTTgcgattttaaataaataatgtaatatgttttttttatcataaaaaagtGAATAATTGTATATTTGTCGCGACTGTATTCGTGGTAACGGATCATATAACCAAGACAAAGATCgttaaagaaaacaaaagaacAGAACAACCTTAATAATGTTGGTTTGGTAGATATAATAATGACAATTAAACAAAGGAAATAACTAAAAGAAAAAGCATGATGGTGGGTAGAGGTTAGAAACAGTTGAGTTTTAGGACCACAAAAGACCATACAATTTGTGTGTAAAATATAAAACTAAAGAAGAAGATTAATAGGTGAGAAACCTGCAATGCACTCACTtgggagagaaaaaaaaaagcttCTTTTTGTTATcccaagaaagaagaaaaagatataTAGTACTACGTAAAAAGAGACAAGTTTTGTACTAAGATCATATGTGTTTTTTTCTTGTCTATTGAAAAAAATCAGAAAGTTGTATAGCTAGAGAAAGACAAAGAAAGCATTTCTTGTAAATAAAACAAAGAGATGTGAAGAAAATAATCaccttgagagagagagagagagggagagagattggTTTGATGGAAGAAGAATGTGAATTGAGAAGTGAGGGAGAAAGGTGTGAATttatagagagaaaaaaagagaGGGAAGGGGGACGTGCCTCAAATCTGACAAAACAATCATGCAATTGTAAGCATGGAAGGCGGCCGGTTAGTAGCCTAAAAGATTTTATGTTTCTGTTCTGTTTCTATGATATGATTATTCTTGTGTTGTGGCGTCATGTGAATCATGatgcattttttttttctttcttttttctttttacctTTTTTAACATTCGTATTTTtggatatattttattttaattaatggaGTATATAGAAGTAGAAATGTGTTTCTTTATTGGAGAGTGGAATTCAATGGTTTTTAATATGTAGAAGAGATGTATTCTTGGTtttgctttttattattttttcttttctattattaCTACTTTTACTAGTTAGTTTTATTTGTGAAAAAGGTTGAtaacttttttaattaatatattttttagtttaaataatttattGGAATTTGGTTAGTCAAGAGATGCGATTTATTTTGCTAAAAAGTTTAATTCTTATGTAacagaaaataaatttataatgtgAGCACATTTaccagaagaagaggaagagtatTGGGAGAGGTTTAAttgaaatcattttttaaaaacacTAATATTCTTATCTAAGTGGTTTTTCTGAACCTTACTAAAAAGAGATTATGCTACCTAGTTCaaaaaacttaaattaattttattaaagtttAATTGTATATTATTCATGATTATTTAATTGACAAACACggtttaattgtttatgttcatTAGAGTATACTCTATTTTTAATTAACTCAGAATTTTGCTTGAGATGGTTAACTATGGATAAATAAtagataaatataaataatttttttttaatttgcttTTGTTTTAGAATTCTCTATGTAAAATGAGACGCACCTgagttttaaaaaatgttttttttttttatagaatttataGTAAAAATGaacataatatttaaataaaaaattattaaaaaatactaataaactTATATTTACTTAAGtaaacattgttatttaaataCTAATGAATTCAATATTTTATGTGAAATATAAACTCGACTAGCATTAACTAATGGTTGTAATGTGAATTTAAATATCGATGGAgtacattttaaataaaattaaaataataaattaattttttaatttttttatatcataACTACACCTAGAATACAATTGTAAAATATGTGTAATTTTTcagatatatattattataattattaatttaaatttgaaaattttcattGTTGAATCAGGTTCCTAACTCTCCCATTACATCTTACAATTATTTAAGAatgtgattttaaaaaataataataattaaatgtttttaataacaaat
The sequence above is a segment of the Vicia villosa cultivar HV-30 ecotype Madison, WI unplaced genomic scaffold, Vvil1.0 ctg.002587F_1_1, whole genome shotgun sequence genome. Coding sequences within it:
- the LOC131639304 gene encoding protein LITTLE ZIPPER 4; its protein translation is MERLNSKLYLQNCYIMKENERLRKKAQLLNEENQQLLCELKKKLSKNGGNTNFDLNLSSGSGQNNASSSK